GCTGCAGACCATCGGCGCGCTGCTGATGGCCGTGGCGCTGAACAACAAGATCCGGGGCATGGGCTTTTTCCGCTCGGCGTGGTACATGCCCAGCATCACGTCCTCGGTGGTCATCACCCTGATTTTTCTGTGGCTGTTTCAGCGCCGGGGCATTGCCAACTACCTGATCACCCAGTGGCAAATCTACCAACCGCTGGTGCTGACCTTCCTGGGCGTGCTGCTGGCCCTGCAACTCGGCCAGGTGCTGTGGGAACGCGCGCGGCGCCTGCCCGCCGGGTGGCTGGACCCCGCGCTGGCCGCCGTGAGCGCCCTGGGCGCGCTGGCCGTGACCGCGCTGCTGGCCTGGACCGGCGTGGTGGGCGCGCGCGAGGTGCCGCCCTTTGACTACCAGTACTTTGCCGACAAGTGGATTGAGGTGGGCGGCGTGCGGGTGCTGAGCGTGCCGCTGCTGGTGATCATCATTCAGAACACCTTCACCACCATCCCCACCCTCATGCTGTTTTTCCTGGCGGGGCTGCAGAACATTCCCGGCGCGCTGTACGAGGCCGCCGACATTGACGGCGCCACCCCCTGGCAGAAGCTGACGCGCGTGACAGTGCCCATGCTGCGCCCGGTGACCTTTTTCGTGGTGACCGTGGGACTGATTGGCACCATGCAGATGTTCGACCAGGTGGCGGTGATTGGCAGCGCAGCGCCGCCGGACACGCTGGTGACGCTGGCCTATTACGTGTACAGCAACACCTTCAAGGCCGGGGCCGCGCCCGTGAACATGGCGTCAGCGGCGGCCATCATCCTGGCGCTGATTATTCTGGCGATGGTCTTTGTGCAGCGCCGCTTCTTTCCCTCGGAGGCGACATGACGGCGGCGCTGGAGCAGGTTCCCGCCCACCAGACCCCCCAGGCCCGCGACCGCTGGCTGGCCCGGCGGCGCTGGGCCCGCGCGGGCTGGCTGTACGCCTTCATGCTGGTCATGAGTTTCTTTTTCCTGGGGCCGTTCGTGACCGGGCTGCTCAGTTCCCTGAAGGACAACCCCAACGAGTACCCGCCCACCCTGAACATTCCGCAGCTGACCCCGCAGTTCATTGGCCGGGCGTGGTCGCTGGGCGTGCAGGGCAGCGGCGACGGCTGGCAGGGCGGCCTGACGCCGGGGCGCCAGGTGAGCTTCGAGGTGAGCGTGAAGTCACCGCCCGGCGCGCCGCAGACCCCCCCCACCGTGGCCCTGTTTCCCTACCAGCCGGTCAGCCTGGTCGCCATTGCCCGGCAGGCCCAGGCCAGAGACTACGCCGCCCTGAAGACCGAGGAGGTGGCCCGCAGCGGCGACACCCGCACCTACCGCGTGACGGTGCAGAGCCCGGTGCTCACCCGCCAGAGCGGCCAGACGGTGCGCGCGGTGCTGAGCGCCCCCGACGCCAATCTGCGCGCCCAGCTGCCCGGCGGCGAGGTGGTGCCCGTGACCCTGGACACGCCAGAAGCCCAGGCCAAGCAGTACGAACTGAACGAGGGGCAGGCTGTTGAACTTGTGCGCGGCGCGGCCGGCTACACGCTGCGCGGCCCGCTGTTCGAGCGCACGCCGCTGCAGGTGGACGTGCAACGCGGCCAGAGCATCGTGGGCAGCACCCTGCCGCCCAGCGACCGCCAGAACTTCGGGCGCTCGTTTGCCTACCGCAATGTCACGCCCGGCGTGCTGGGCTACAGCTTCAACAACTACCGCCGCGCCTTCAACGAAACCCGCGACAGCAAGTCGGGCCGCAGCCTGTTTTTCAGCTGG
This genomic window from Deinococcus arcticus contains:
- a CDS encoding carbohydrate ABC transporter permease, whose translation is MTAALEQVPAHQTPQARDRWLARRRWARAGWLYAFMLVMSFFFLGPFVTGLLSSLKDNPNEYPPTLNIPQLTPQFIGRAWSLGVQGSGDGWQGGLTPGRQVSFEVSVKSPPGAPQTPPTVALFPYQPVSLVAIARQAQARDYAALKTEEVARSGDTRTYRVTVQSPVLTRQSGQTVRAVLSAPDANLRAQLPGGEVVPVTLDTPEAQAKQYELNEGQAVELVRGAAGYTLRGPLFERTPLQVDVQRGQSIVGSTLPPSDRQNFGRSFAYRNVTPGVLGYSFNNYRRAFNETRDSKSGRSLFFSWVMNSFLYAFLRVAAAVVFCSLAGYALARMTFPGKNLIFLGAVLFVQMVPSQVNLVSNYVLLKDLNLLNIWGLWLSGLVAAGGVFLMKQFFEGMPRELEESAAIDGASTLTTFFRVMLPQAGPALIALAITQFQGAWNDFFWPLVILRENSSFTLTVGLSNFRELYGGQGDYGLILAGAVLSAIPVIILFVVFQRYFVDTGADSAVKG
- a CDS encoding carbohydrate ABC transporter permease, with protein sequence MSQQRSQTSTAYLFLAPFLITTAVFFFYAFGRALYYSFTDFNLFNTPQLIGVKPYADVLNDPSFRRALGNSLVFALVTTTLQTIGALLMAVALNNKIRGMGFFRSAWYMPSITSSVVITLIFLWLFQRRGIANYLITQWQIYQPLVLTFLGVLLALQLGQVLWERARRLPAGWLDPALAAVSALGALAVTALLAWTGVVGAREVPPFDYQYFADKWIEVGGVRVLSVPLLVIIIQNTFTTIPTLMLFFLAGLQNIPGALYEAADIDGATPWQKLTRVTVPMLRPVTFFVVTVGLIGTMQMFDQVAVIGSAAPPDTLVTLAYYVYSNTFKAGAAPVNMASAAAIILALIILAMVFVQRRFFPSEAT